GCTTCTCGGAGTGTCATATCATGAGAACATCAACAACTGGGCCACCAAGAGCATCATAGATGCGATGACGTTTCGAGGTCACGAAGTGAAGGCCTTCAGGCTCTCAGAACTGGGAGCTGAGGTGCCACACAAGTTCACGCTTCACGAGGACGAGGATGTTTCAGGCATGGCAGGACTGCTGGTCAGGACGATAGGATATGGCACTGGTGACCAGATAACTTACAGAATCAGCCTCCTTGAACACCTCGAGGACGCTGGTGTCTATGTGATGAATCCTGCCTACTCGTTCAGAAGGGCGAAGGACAAGTATGCCACCCTCACTGCACTCCACAAGGCGGGAATAAAGGTACCAAGAACATATGTCGGGGAGAACTTGGATGCTGCGGCCAAGTTTGTGGAAGAAGTCGGAGATGTCGTCATCAAGCCCCTCATAGGGTCCAGAGGACTGGGCTCGATCCGAGCGGAGCACAGAGAGCTGACATACAGAGCGATGAAGTTCATACACCAGCTGG
The DNA window shown above is from Candidatus Thorarchaeota archaeon and carries:
- a CDS encoding RimK family alpha-L-glutamate ligase; amino-acid sequence: MLLGVSYHENINNWATKSIIDAMTFRGHEVKAFRLSELGAEVPHKFTLHEDEDVSGMAGLLVRTIGYGTGDQITYRISLLEHLEDAGVYVMNPAYSFRRAKDKYATLTALHKAGIKVPRTYVGENLDAAAKFVEEVGDVVIKPLIGSRGLGSIRAEHRELTYRAMKFIHQLGQVLYVQEMIDKPDRDIRAFVIGGQMVGAMYRYLPAGEWRTNVHGGGQPVKATLDPEYVECAIKTAEVLRLDYTGVDIIETPEGPCVIEANAAPSWAGLSTVIPVDIAGAIVDHLVNMCKR